The proteins below are encoded in one region of Peribacillus muralis:
- a CDS encoding class D sortase, translated as MKMTENRQSKQKKKWLFVTAACFLILGFYFTTTNTYTLLKGYAIYKWNKPETTETMAQAEAKPSKPEKKATVAGDHELYEKRPETGDLMGELYIPKIKATLPIYHGTDEDELEKGVGHYAGSVLPGEDDNSVLSGHRDTIFRELGKVGQGDLLITKTEAGTFTYKVRKVRIVDADDRTVIVPKPKATLTVTTCYPFSYIGSAPERYVLVADLLKTELNE; from the coding sequence ATTAAGATGACCGAAAATAGGCAATCCAAGCAAAAGAAAAAATGGTTATTTGTCACTGCTGCTTGCTTTTTGATCCTCGGTTTTTATTTTACGACGACAAACACGTACACACTGCTGAAGGGCTATGCCATATATAAGTGGAATAAGCCTGAAACAACGGAGACGATGGCGCAGGCGGAGGCCAAACCCTCAAAGCCGGAGAAAAAAGCTACTGTTGCCGGGGATCATGAACTATATGAGAAACGACCGGAAACAGGCGATTTGATGGGGGAGCTTTACATCCCAAAAATCAAGGCAACACTCCCGATTTACCACGGAACCGATGAGGATGAACTCGAAAAAGGCGTCGGCCATTATGCAGGGTCGGTTTTGCCTGGCGAGGACGATAATTCCGTTTTATCCGGTCATCGGGATACCATTTTCCGGGAGCTTGGTAAAGTCGGTCAAGGGGACTTGCTGATAACCAAAACGGAAGCTGGAACGTTCACCTATAAAGTTAGGAAGGTCCGTATCGTCGATGCAGATGACCGCACCGTAATCGTTCCCAAGCCTAAAGCGACGCTTACAGTAACAACCTGCTATCCATTTTCATATATTGGTAGTGCACCGGAAAGATACGTACTTGTAGCCGATTTATTGAAAACTGAATTGAACGAATGA
- the ppaX gene encoding pyrophosphatase PpaX, with translation MSSNINTLLFDLDGTLINTNELIIASFTETLNHFCPGQFKREDIIPFIGPTLTDTFSSIDPKRVKEMITFYRAYNWKNHDALVTQFDGVYETVQTLKQAGYKLAVVTTKKRDVVEKGLRLSNLEPFFEVVVTLDEVENAKPDPEPLVKALTQLGSKPYEAIMIGDSYHDILGGKNAGTKTAGVAWSIRGREFLEGYHPDYMLEKMADLLNIVEIETFTEAKR, from the coding sequence ATGAGCAGTAACATAAATACATTACTATTCGATCTTGATGGCACATTGATCAATACAAATGAGTTGATCATTGCTTCTTTTACAGAAACGTTAAACCATTTTTGTCCCGGCCAGTTCAAGCGTGAGGATATCATTCCGTTTATCGGTCCGACCTTGACCGATACATTTTCTTCGATTGACCCGAAGCGGGTGAAGGAAATGATCACTTTCTATCGGGCGTATAATTGGAAAAACCATGATGCCCTCGTGACACAATTCGACGGGGTATATGAAACCGTTCAAACGTTGAAGCAGGCTGGCTATAAATTGGCAGTCGTTACGACGAAGAAACGTGATGTCGTTGAAAAGGGACTGCGTCTAAGCAATCTTGAACCGTTTTTTGAAGTCGTGGTCACGCTCGATGAAGTGGAAAACGCAAAGCCTGATCCAGAGCCTTTGGTTAAGGCGCTGACTCAGCTCGGTTCAAAGCCTTACGAAGCGATCATGATTGGCGACAGCTATCATGATATTCTTGGCGGGAAGAATGCAGGTACAAAAACGGCAGGGGTGGCATGGTCGATAAGAGGCCGTGAGTTTTTGGAAGGCTACCATCCAGACTATATGCTTGAAAAAATGGCCGATTTATTGAATATCGTCGAGATTGAAACTTTTACAGAGGCTAAAAGATGA
- a CDS encoding processed acidic surface protein has protein sequence MKRIFSIFVALIVLFSVGSIGAKGFAATKMNQDELNTYLAEVRMTQKELEDYLAYYDLTLNEMESVDELRETLGPAVTPGTLQQLLKDYEMTEAELTELLIEYGELEEGDSIIDTFHFIYDIEDIIDLEMGYDDEDMEYDDEELSDLMAGLFTEIGLTDEELDRLMNHLQPLVEDPAFEDRLMALSDRMDKLADFETIDELSAAQVAELLSIYSELQNLLQVQFKFALIQDGVTTNLSLEALFKLKDLNNASLLVSIYDLKGNLLLDFILTGEMIGSDLVKETGNDIKQSTQVISKVADVKAKTDVKKDKKKKRPTHKTEKGGLLPKTSGNYLSGALIGLVMMGIAIGLIRKARLAN, from the coding sequence TTGAAGAGAATTTTTTCTATATTTGTAGCACTTATCGTTCTGTTTTCGGTAGGCTCGATCGGGGCCAAGGGCTTCGCTGCTACGAAGATGAATCAAGATGAGCTTAATACATACCTGGCGGAAGTCCGAATGACGCAAAAGGAATTGGAAGATTACCTAGCCTATTATGACTTAACCTTAAATGAGATGGAATCGGTAGATGAGCTACGCGAGACATTGGGACCGGCAGTCACTCCTGGGACGTTACAGCAGTTACTGAAGGATTATGAAATGACCGAAGCTGAACTGACGGAATTATTAATAGAATATGGTGAATTGGAAGAAGGAGATTCCATCATCGATACCTTCCATTTCATCTATGATATAGAAGATATTATTGATTTAGAGATGGGTTATGATGATGAAGATATGGAATACGATGACGAAGAACTGAGCGATTTAATGGCTGGGCTCTTCACTGAGATCGGGCTAACGGACGAGGAGCTTGACAGACTCATGAACCACCTGCAGCCCCTCGTTGAAGATCCTGCTTTCGAGGATCGCTTAATGGCACTTTCCGATCGGATGGACAAGCTTGCCGATTTTGAAACAATCGATGAATTATCAGCAGCACAAGTGGCTGAACTGCTCTCCATATACAGTGAGCTGCAAAACTTGCTTCAAGTTCAATTCAAGTTTGCCTTAATCCAAGACGGTGTCACTACAAACCTATCACTTGAAGCATTATTCAAGCTTAAGGATTTGAATAATGCCAGTTTACTAGTGTCCATTTATGATCTAAAAGGCAATCTATTGCTTGATTTCATCTTGACAGGTGAAATGATCGGTTCCGATCTAGTGAAGGAAACCGGGAATGACATTAAACAGTCCACTCAAGTCATTTCCAAAGTGGCTGATGTAAAAGCAAAAACTGATGTGAAAAAAGATAAGAAAAAGAAGAGACCGACCCACAAAACGGAAAAAGGCGGATTGCTTCCTAAGACGTCCGGTAATTACCTATCGGGAGCTTTGATCGGTTTAGTGATGATGGGCATCGCTATCGGGTTAATCAGAAAAGCGAGACTTGCAAATTAA
- a CDS encoding acyltransferase, with product MRRTTRHPVEGANSLWHVYKTVPFWKVVKNFIVIQLARYTPFLGMKNWLYRTFLHMKVGKHTSFALMVMPDVMFPEKISVGMNTVIGYNTTILAHEYLIREYRLGEVIIGDEVLIGANSTILPGLTIGDGAIVSAGTLVHKDVPEGAFVGGNPMKVIYTKEEMLERDQQTSI from the coding sequence ATGAGACGCACGACCCGCCATCCGGTTGAAGGGGCAAATTCATTATGGCATGTGTACAAGACGGTTCCTTTCTGGAAGGTGGTAAAGAACTTTATCGTGATCCAGCTAGCCCGCTATACACCATTCCTCGGGATGAAGAATTGGCTTTACAGGACTTTTTTGCATATGAAGGTCGGGAAGCATACATCATTTGCATTGATGGTCATGCCTGATGTGATGTTTCCGGAAAAGATATCAGTGGGAATGAATACAGTCATAGGGTACAATACGACGATTCTTGCCCATGAATATTTGATTAGGGAATATCGTTTAGGAGAAGTGATTATCGGTGATGAAGTGTTGATTGGGGCCAATTCAACGATACTTCCGGGACTTACCATAGGGGATGGAGCGATCGTCTCTGCGGGAACACTTGTCCATAAGGACGTCCCAGAAGGGGCTTTCGTCGGAGGCAACCCAATGAAGGTCATCTATACGAAAGAGGAAATGCTTGAGCGGGATCAGCAAACATCGATATGA